A single Pseudomonas putida DNA region contains:
- a CDS encoding LysR family transcriptional regulator, whose translation MDYRQLRAFIAVFEERNITAAARAIHLSQPALSGSIKALEDALGTTLFVRKPRGVEVTEDARALYPEAQRMVAEASRLLTRFRSDRVRAALQIGVEQDVSSAVVKKVVQAAAAITPAVRLQLATGCMGAARLASEDLRCEDELFLPLHSDLYVLARPVAEQGPDTAPTHWITCPAHPSHQRLLPFYGVAGNAPVAEADTFTLALELVAAGLGTAIVPESLAAEHRGVHVEALPQLDLRRRIGLCYSAQALALEGVVQLRDALDLAAS comes from the coding sequence GTGGATTATCGTCAGCTTCGCGCGTTCATCGCCGTGTTTGAAGAACGCAACATCACCGCCGCCGCGCGCGCCATTCACCTCAGCCAGCCAGCACTTTCGGGCAGCATCAAGGCACTGGAGGATGCGCTGGGCACCACGCTGTTCGTGCGTAAGCCCAGGGGCGTTGAGGTGACCGAGGATGCGCGTGCGCTCTACCCCGAAGCCCAGCGCATGGTTGCCGAGGCAAGCAGGCTGCTGACCCGCTTTCGCAGCGACCGCGTCCGCGCGGCGTTGCAGATCGGTGTGGAGCAGGATGTCAGCTCGGCGGTAGTGAAAAAGGTGGTGCAGGCTGCGGCGGCGATCACCCCTGCCGTACGCCTGCAGTTGGCGACCGGCTGCATGGGGGCGGCGCGGCTGGCCAGCGAGGACCTGCGTTGCGAGGACGAACTGTTTCTGCCTTTGCACAGTGACCTTTACGTACTCGCACGGCCAGTTGCCGAGCAGGGTCCGGACACGGCGCCAACGCACTGGATCACTTGCCCGGCCCATCCCAGCCATCAGCGGCTGCTGCCGTTTTACGGGGTGGCCGGCAATGCCCCGGTGGCAGAGGCCGATACCTTCACCCTGGCTCTGGAACTGGTCGCAGCCGGGCTGGGCACGGCCATCGTCCCCGAATCACTGGCCGCCGAACACCGCGGTGTGCACGTCGAAGCATTGCCACAGCTGGACCTGCGGCGACGCATCGGCTTGTGTTATTCCGCCCAGGCGCTGGCGCTCGAAGGTGTTGTCCAACTGCGTGACGCGCTCGATTTGGCGGCGAGCTGA
- a CDS encoding outer membrane protein OmpK has product MERTLASLLIASGLLAAGQSLAGGKDLAPGPVVNDGPLLWHNESLTYLWGKNYKVDPPIQQTFTFESASNWTWGDIWFFVDQINYNGKDSANNGKSSYYGEFSPRLSLGKITGSDLSFGPIKDVLIASTYEFGEGDVEAYLLGPAVDLAIPGFDYFQLNVYYRKPDGNRVPSGAWQVTPAWAITIPVGNSDILFDGFMDWVVNNKDASASHRNQSDYHANLHFNPQLKYDLGKAMGYEAKHLYVGLEYDYWSDKYGIRDSKGFTTDQNTASALVKYHF; this is encoded by the coding sequence ATGGAGCGTACCCTGGCTTCCCTGCTGATCGCGAGTGGCCTGCTGGCGGCCGGGCAGTCCCTCGCAGGCGGAAAGGACCTGGCGCCAGGGCCAGTCGTCAACGACGGGCCGCTGCTCTGGCACAACGAAAGCCTGACGTACCTCTGGGGCAAGAACTACAAGGTCGACCCGCCCATCCAGCAAACCTTCACCTTCGAGAGTGCCAGCAACTGGACGTGGGGCGACATCTGGTTCTTCGTCGACCAGATCAACTACAACGGCAAGGACAGCGCCAACAACGGCAAGAGCAGCTATTACGGCGAGTTCAGCCCGCGCCTGTCGCTGGGCAAGATCACCGGCAGCGACCTGTCGTTCGGCCCGATCAAGGATGTGCTGATCGCCAGCACCTACGAGTTCGGCGAGGGTGATGTCGAGGCTTACCTGCTTGGCCCGGCCGTCGACCTGGCCATCCCCGGCTTCGATTACTTCCAGCTGAACGTCTACTACCGCAAGCCCGACGGCAATCGCGTGCCCTCCGGCGCGTGGCAGGTGACGCCGGCCTGGGCCATCACGATCCCCGTCGGCAACTCGGACATCCTGTTTGACGGCTTCATGGACTGGGTCGTCAACAACAAGGATGCCAGCGCCAGCCACCGCAACCAGTCGGACTACCACGCCAACCTGCACTTCAACCCGCAGCTCAAGTACGACCTTGGCAAGGCCATGGGCTACGAGGCCAAGCACCTGTACGTGGGCCTGGAATATGACTACTGGTCGGACAAATACGGCATCAGGGACTCGAAAGGCTTCACCACCGATCAGAACACCGCAAGCGCCCTGGTCAAATATCACTTCTGA
- a CDS encoding helix-turn-helix transcriptional regulator, producing MSRAHENTTINLPFHALQQWHSALQQAFAHSEGPDALAWLAAAISQLVGAESMLISLERKGQPPQLLYQQGIPDRYHEAVLERYFAAGYLLDPFCLAVEKGLAQGFYHLEDIAPDNFFDSDYYKTYYLGTGCSEDSYFIVDLGNDSKISLSLFQGCSGARLGVAQLHLLQAVEPMVRELLMRSARHGLEPQPQAKESVQAAFDSFGCGVLTEREREVAQMVLQGHSVKSTAHELGISPETVRMHRKNLYLKLEINSQSELFAQFIGWLRRT from the coding sequence ATGAGCCGAGCACACGAAAACACCACAATAAACTTGCCGTTTCATGCCCTGCAGCAATGGCACAGCGCCCTGCAACAGGCCTTCGCCCACAGCGAGGGCCCGGACGCCTTGGCCTGGTTGGCAGCCGCCATCAGCCAGCTGGTGGGCGCCGAATCGATGCTGATCAGCCTCGAACGCAAGGGCCAGCCGCCGCAATTGCTGTATCAGCAGGGCATCCCGGACCGTTACCACGAGGCGGTGCTGGAGCGCTATTTCGCCGCGGGCTACCTGCTCGACCCGTTCTGCCTGGCGGTGGAAAAGGGCCTGGCGCAGGGCTTCTACCACCTGGAAGACATCGCCCCGGACAACTTCTTCGACAGCGACTATTACAAGACCTATTACCTGGGCACCGGCTGCAGCGAGGACAGCTACTTCATCGTCGACCTGGGCAATGACAGCAAGATTTCCCTGAGCCTGTTCCAAGGCTGCAGCGGTGCGCGCCTGGGGGTGGCACAACTGCACCTGTTGCAGGCGGTCGAGCCGATGGTGCGCGAGCTGCTGATGCGTTCTGCCCGGCATGGGCTGGAGCCGCAGCCGCAGGCCAAGGAGAGCGTGCAGGCCGCGTTCGACAGTTTTGGTTGCGGGGTGCTGACCGAGCGCGAGCGGGAAGTGGCGCAGATGGTGTTGCAGGGGCATTCGGTGAAGTCCACGGCCCATGAGTTGGGCATCTCGCCAGAGACGGTACGGATGCACCGCAAGAATCTCTACCTGAAGCTGGAAATCAACTCGCAATCAGAGCTGTTCGCCCAGTTCATCGGCTGGTTGCGGCGCACCTGA
- a CDS encoding DoxX family protein: protein MDRVHSTPLASNLRHTWNRLADTVQQHLGDTVLCLVARFGIAAVFFLSGRTKVEGWLTITPGTYELFRTEYALPLLSPWLAAHLATYAEHLFSLLLVLGLMTRLSALALLGMTTVIEVFVYPDAWPTHLTWAGLLLLLIARGAGRLSLDHLLKVR from the coding sequence ATGGACCGCGTTCACTCCACGCCATTGGCCAGCAACCTGCGGCACACCTGGAACCGGCTTGCCGACACCGTGCAACAGCACCTTGGCGATACCGTCTTGTGCCTGGTTGCCCGGTTCGGTATTGCCGCGGTGTTCTTCCTTTCCGGGCGAACCAAGGTCGAAGGCTGGCTGACCATCACACCGGGGACCTACGAGCTGTTTCGCACCGAGTACGCGCTGCCGCTGCTGTCCCCCTGGCTGGCGGCGCACCTGGCCACCTACGCCGAACACCTGTTCTCGCTGCTGCTGGTGCTTGGCCTGATGACACGGCTGTCGGCGCTGGCGCTGCTGGGCATGACCACGGTAATCGAAGTGTTCGTCTACCCCGATGCATGGCCCACGCACCTGACCTGGGCGGGTTTGCTGCTGCTGTTGATCGCGCGGGGAGCGGGCAGGCTGTCCCTGGACCACCTGCTGAAGGTGCGCTGA
- a CDS encoding DUF692 domain-containing protein translates to MNGNVALGAGIGLKAEHYAQALACSAEGLWFEVHPENYMVGGPRLAWLRRIAERHPLSLHGVALSLAADADPDPLHLQRLRTLIDQVRPVLVSEHLAWSTWRGDYHPDLLPFPRSSEALARIVSNIQRSQDALGRRISIENPSHYLQLDGHDWDEIDFLAELTRRTGCGLLLDVNNVYVSAHNLGFSATDYLDRFPAQAISEIHLAGYSQDAQAGLLIDSHDARVAEPVWALYRRLIARVGPRPTLVERDGNVPPFTELLGERAMAQSTLSGPGVQP, encoded by the coding sequence ATGAACGGCAATGTAGCGTTGGGCGCCGGGATCGGGCTCAAGGCCGAGCACTACGCCCAGGCCCTTGCGTGCAGCGCCGAGGGGCTCTGGTTCGAGGTTCACCCAGAGAACTACATGGTCGGCGGCCCACGCCTTGCCTGGTTGAGGCGCATCGCCGAGCGCCATCCGCTGTCGCTGCACGGTGTGGCGCTGTCGCTGGCGGCCGATGCCGACCCTGATCCGCTGCACCTGCAACGGTTACGCACGCTGATCGACCAGGTCCGGCCGGTGCTGGTGTCCGAGCACCTGGCCTGGTCGACCTGGCGCGGCGACTATCATCCCGACCTGCTGCCGTTCCCGCGTAGCAGCGAGGCCCTGGCCCGCATCGTCAGCAACATCCAGCGCAGCCAGGACGCGCTTGGGCGGCGTATCTCGATCGAGAACCCCAGCCATTACCTGCAGTTGGACGGGCACGACTGGGATGAGATCGATTTCCTTGCGGAGCTGACCCGGCGCACCGGTTGCGGCTTGCTGCTGGACGTCAACAACGTGTACGTCAGTGCACACAACCTGGGCTTCAGTGCCACCGACTACCTGGACCGTTTTCCGGCGCAGGCCATCAGCGAAATCCACCTGGCGGGGTACAGCCAGGACGCGCAGGCCGGCTTGTTGATCGACTCCCATGATGCGCGTGTCGCCGAGCCGGTCTGGGCGCTTTACCGGCGCCTGATCGCACGGGTCGGCCCGCGCCCCACGCTGGTCGAGCGTGATGGCAATGTTCCGCCGTTCACCGAGCTGCTTGGCGAACGCGCCATGGCCCAGTCGACCCTGAGCGGTCCGGGAGTGCAGCCATGA
- a CDS encoding sigma-70 family RNA polymerase sigma factor has protein sequence MQRTNSQAMLDAREAQLQALLLAGLAGDAQAYRAFLAALALHIRAFLRRRLARRPAEVEDLLQEVLLAVHNARHTYQVQQPLTAWVQAIARYKLVDYLRSRARLEAHSAPLDDDAELFASSDAEPAEASRDLARLLEQLPARQRLPIVHVKLQGLSVEETAQLTGLSSSAVKVGIHRGLKALARLIGGKHEDR, from the coding sequence ATGCAGCGAACTAACTCACAGGCAATGCTCGATGCACGCGAAGCCCAGCTGCAAGCCTTGCTGCTGGCAGGCCTGGCGGGTGATGCGCAGGCCTACCGGGCATTCCTTGCGGCCCTGGCGCTGCATATCCGGGCGTTTCTGCGCCGGCGCCTGGCCCGGCGCCCTGCCGAGGTCGAAGACCTGTTGCAAGAGGTGCTGCTGGCGGTGCACAACGCGCGGCATACTTACCAGGTGCAACAGCCGTTGACGGCGTGGGTGCAGGCCATTGCCCGCTACAAGCTGGTCGACTACCTGCGCAGCAGGGCTCGCCTGGAGGCGCACAGTGCGCCCCTGGATGACGACGCGGAACTGTTCGCCAGCAGCGATGCCGAGCCGGCGGAAGCCAGCCGGGACCTGGCCAGGCTGCTTGAACAGCTGCCAGCGCGCCAGCGGCTGCCGATCGTTCATGTCAAGCTGCAGGGGCTGTCGGTGGAAGAAACCGCCCAACTGACCGGGCTTTCCAGCTCTGCGGTCAAGGTGGGCATACATCGCGGCCTGAAGGCGCTGGCCAGGCTGATTGGAGGCAAGCATGAAGACCGATGA
- a CDS encoding DUF2282 domain-containing protein — protein MKTLALATAALALASLASAALAATPTQPAGSAAAMEKCYGVAMAGKNDCKAGAGTTCAGSAKKDYDGMHWKNVPAGTCTSIKTPAGMGSLTPVKA, from the coding sequence ATGAAAACCTTAGCCCTCGCCACCGCCGCCCTGGCCCTCGCTTCGCTGGCAAGTGCCGCCCTGGCGGCCACCCCCACCCAGCCGGCCGGCAGCGCCGCCGCCATGGAAAAATGCTATGGCGTCGCCATGGCCGGCAAGAACGACTGCAAGGCAGGCGCCGGCACCACCTGCGCAGGTTCTGCCAAGAAAGACTACGACGGCATGCACTGGAAAAACGTCCCGGCAGGCACCTGCACTTCGATCAAGACTCCAGCGGGCATGGGCTCGCTGACTCCGGTCAAGGCCTGA
- a CDS encoding DUF1109 domain-containing protein, whose translation MKTDDLISLLVAGEGPVQRIVPSRHLGLAVVLGLLAAVLMTAALYGVRSDLAEVARTPLFWAKVALPGSLAALGLWLTSRLARPGVRGGMAWGLLGLPLLLLWLGAALSLAGAPLDARADLLFGRTWRTCALNIALLSLPGLVSVFWALRGLAPTRLRQAGAAGGLLAGSTATLAYCLHCPEMGVPFWGLWYVLGMLLPTALGAWLGPRLLRW comes from the coding sequence ATGAAGACCGATGACCTGATCAGCCTGCTGGTCGCAGGTGAAGGCCCGGTGCAGCGCATTGTGCCGAGCAGGCACCTGGGGCTGGCCGTGGTGCTTGGACTGCTGGCGGCAGTGCTGATGACTGCGGCCCTTTACGGTGTGCGCAGCGACCTTGCCGAGGTGGCGCGCACGCCGCTGTTCTGGGCCAAGGTTGCCTTGCCCGGCAGCCTGGCGGCGCTCGGGCTGTGGCTGACCAGCCGGCTGGCCAGGCCGGGCGTACGCGGTGGCATGGCCTGGGGGCTGCTTGGCCTGCCCTTGCTGCTGCTGTGGCTGGGTGCCGCGCTGAGCCTTGCCGGCGCCCCCCTCGATGCGCGCGCCGACCTTCTGTTCGGCCGCACCTGGCGCACCTGTGCGCTGAACATTGCCTTGCTGTCGCTGCCGGGGTTGGTCAGCGTGTTCTGGGCCCTGCGCGGCCTGGCACCAACCCGTTTGCGCCAGGCCGGTGCCGCAGGCGGCCTGCTGGCCGGGTCGACGGCCACCTTGGCCTACTGCCTGCACTGCCCGGAGATGGGGGTGCCGTTCTGGGGCCTGTGGTACGTCCTCGGCATGCTGCTGCCAACCGCGCTGGGCGCGTGGCTGGGCCCGCGCCTGCTGCGCTGGTAA
- a CDS encoding DNA-binding domain-containing protein, which yields MKLTLSQYQDAFVAALQGRPAPGLAALTEQAAFAVYRNTVMAGCVEALCANFPSILTLVGRQWMEAAAADYARQAPPGDTRLIHYGAAFADYLEQLQAQHGLPYLAEVARLDACWNEAFSALDEPCLNLAGLAGMTAGDLARSVLRPRGNARWHWCEQHPAYSLWRCGREQLDWADDHPWAGEGVLFVGSPEGVCHQPLEKGGCAFLQACAARQPLEKASQFAQLTQPDLDFTDLLGRLLGAQVFCPLSFA from the coding sequence ATGAAACTTACCTTGAGCCAGTACCAGGACGCCTTCGTCGCAGCGTTGCAGGGGCGCCCGGCGCCCGGTCTGGCGGCGCTCACCGAGCAGGCGGCGTTCGCGGTGTACCGCAATACGGTGATGGCCGGTTGCGTGGAGGCGCTGTGCGCCAATTTCCCCAGCATCCTGACCCTGGTCGGGCGCCAATGGATGGAAGCGGCTGCAGCGGACTATGCGCGGCAAGCGCCGCCTGGCGATACCCGGCTGATTCACTACGGCGCAGCCTTTGCAGACTACCTTGAGCAGTTGCAGGCGCAACACGGCTTGCCCTACCTGGCCGAAGTCGCCCGGCTGGATGCCTGCTGGAACGAGGCATTCAGCGCGCTCGATGAACCTTGCCTCAACCTTGCCGGGCTGGCGGGCATGACTGCCGGCGACCTTGCGCGCAGTGTCTTGCGCCCCCGTGGCAACGCTCGCTGGCACTGGTGCGAGCAACATCCGGCCTACAGCCTCTGGCGCTGCGGCCGCGAGCAACTGGACTGGGCGGACGATCACCCTTGGGCCGGCGAGGGCGTGCTGTTCGTAGGCAGCCCCGAGGGCGTTTGCCATCAACCACTGGAGAAGGGCGGTTGTGCGTTCCTGCAAGCCTGCGCAGCCCGGCAGCCCCTTGAAAAGGCCTCACAGTTTGCGCAGCTCACCCAACCGGACCTGGACTTCACCGACCTGCTCGGCCGGTTGCTTGGCGCACAGGTCTTCTGCCCGCTCAGCTTTGCTTGA
- a CDS encoding SDR family oxidoreductase, which translates to MTTHKPLVVITGASSGIGLATARLLSRRGHALLLLARRLEPMLQLQLPNSLALSVDVSDRAAVLAAVAQAEQRFGPVDAIINNAGVMLLGSIATQDPGEWDRMLDINVRGLLNGIHAVAAGMVERKHGTIINVSSVAGRKTFPNHVAYVGTKFAVSGLSENLREELSPSNVRVITIEPGAVETELLSHTSDEAIKAGYNDWKQGMGGVLTADNIAEVIDFAYGQPQSVCIREIVVCATRQQQ; encoded by the coding sequence ATGACTACCCATAAACCCCTGGTCGTGATCACTGGCGCCAGCTCCGGCATTGGCCTGGCCACCGCCAGGCTGCTGTCGCGCCGTGGCCACGCATTGTTGCTGCTGGCGCGCCGCCTGGAGCCGATGCTGCAACTGCAGCTGCCGAACAGCCTGGCACTGTCGGTAGACGTCAGCGACCGAGCGGCGGTACTGGCCGCGGTAGCCCAGGCCGAGCAGCGCTTCGGCCCGGTGGATGCGATCATCAACAACGCCGGCGTAATGCTGCTGGGCAGCATCGCTACCCAGGACCCTGGCGAATGGGACCGCATGCTCGACATCAATGTGCGTGGCCTGCTCAACGGCATCCATGCCGTGGCTGCCGGCATGGTCGAGCGCAAGCACGGCACCATCATCAACGTCAGCTCCGTGGCCGGGCGCAAGACGTTCCCCAACCACGTCGCCTACGTCGGTACCAAGTTCGCCGTCAGCGGGCTGTCCGAGAACCTGCGCGAAGAACTGTCGCCGAGCAATGTGCGGGTGATCACCATCGAGCCGGGCGCGGTGGAGACCGAACTGCTCAGCCACACCAGCGATGAGGCCATCAAGGCGGGCTACAACGACTGGAAGCAAGGCATGGGCGGCGTGCTGACCGCCGACAACATCGCTGAAGTGATCGACTTCGCCTATGGCCAGCCGCAATCGGTATGCATTCGCGAGATCGTGGTCTGTGCCACGCGCCAGCAGCAGTAA
- a CDS encoding amidohydrolase family protein, giving the protein MDIIFRNVRIDDAQPLLDVAVHNGKIAEIAPTIAARAAQEVEGKGNVLIPGFVEGHLHLEKANVMQRKANRSGTLKEAIAVTAALKPTLTREDILERSTQVLRALVQAGSSHVRAHAEFDPVQGFTGLDVVLELRERFRDVIDIQVVAFPQEGILKLPGMQAMMVEAMEKGADVVGGIPYNDDSPFDHIDFVFELAKRYGKDIDFHQDFADDAEQMTIEYVARRTIAEGYHGRVCVGHLTSLAAVEPERQARIIELLREADISVMCLPATDLHLGARGDSHNVRRALTPVRALRDGGVNVCLATNNIRNAFTPYGTGDLLHIAQLAIPACHLGGADDQATVLPMLTTRPARALGLRNYGLEVGKDADLVLVDTQAVSDVILDLPARLMVLKRGKVVATAEHRRSVVF; this is encoded by the coding sequence ATGGATATCATCTTTCGAAACGTGCGCATCGATGATGCGCAACCCTTGCTGGACGTGGCCGTGCACAACGGCAAGATCGCCGAAATCGCCCCGACGATTGCCGCCCGTGCTGCGCAGGAAGTCGAGGGCAAAGGCAACGTGCTGATACCGGGGTTCGTCGAAGGCCACCTGCACCTGGAAAAGGCCAACGTCATGCAGCGCAAGGCCAATCGCTCCGGCACCCTGAAGGAAGCGATCGCGGTCACCGCCGCGCTCAAGCCGACACTGACCCGCGAAGACATCCTCGAGCGCTCGACCCAGGTACTGCGTGCACTCGTGCAGGCGGGCAGCAGCCATGTCCGCGCCCATGCCGAGTTCGACCCTGTACAGGGTTTTACGGGGCTCGACGTGGTGCTGGAGCTGCGCGAAAGGTTCCGCGATGTCATCGACATCCAGGTGGTCGCGTTCCCCCAGGAAGGCATCCTGAAACTGCCGGGCATGCAGGCCATGATGGTCGAGGCCATGGAGAAAGGCGCCGATGTCGTCGGCGGTATTCCCTACAACGACGATTCACCTTTCGACCACATCGATTTCGTCTTCGAGCTGGCCAAACGCTACGGCAAGGACATCGACTTCCACCAGGACTTCGCCGATGACGCCGAGCAGATGACCATCGAGTATGTGGCCCGGCGCACCATCGCCGAGGGCTATCACGGCCGCGTCTGCGTCGGCCACCTGACCAGCCTGGCCGCGGTCGAGCCCGAGCGCCAGGCGCGCATCATCGAACTGCTGCGCGAAGCCGACATCAGTGTGATGTGCCTGCCAGCCACCGACCTGCACCTGGGTGCCCGTGGCGACAGCCATAACGTACGGCGCGCACTGACCCCGGTGCGGGCGTTGCGCGATGGTGGCGTGAACGTCTGCCTGGCCACCAACAACATTCGCAATGCGTTCACCCCGTATGGCACGGGCGACTTGCTGCACATCGCGCAACTCGCCATCCCGGCCTGCCACCTGGGCGGCGCCGATGACCAGGCCACGGTGCTGCCGATGCTCACGACCCGCCCGGCACGGGCCTTGGGGTTGCGCAACTATGGCCTGGAAGTGGGCAAGGACGCTGACCTGGTGCTGGTGGACACGCAGGCGGTCAGCGATGTGATTCTCGATCTGCCGGCACGGCTGATGGTGCTCAAGCGTGGCAAGGTGGTGGCGACTGCGGAGCATCGGCGTTCTGTGGTTTTCTGA